Proteins encoded in a region of the Rutidosis leptorrhynchoides isolate AG116_Rl617_1_P2 chromosome 9, CSIRO_AGI_Rlap_v1, whole genome shotgun sequence genome:
- the LOC139866344 gene encoding uncharacterized protein gives MPSVEMRRTTRVFGARVLRSGRRLLTTQEVYKHMRRAPLAVANAEQDWIALLDHAVGGDGGCGDVESKRNGWRNSDVGIDKNVMDIDGGKSLKVVAESKENGVIKNADRDLGTESSRWGLVYTRKRKRSKTTTSDNLDKKYGMTFSRKRSRQTANAEKQTAETEKQTANIEKQTANTKKLPSDTLPNVTIEPSVTPKSKSRKRKGKKIVVYKRKQINAPNLRPRSNITVHRGIQKRRSSLRSRKQRNLSSVGHLKSSGGLVQDSALFFPIKSNPEVSRSIRRFSRKEVKEVTHDVDSTSCNASILVIESDRCYRQVGAVITMEMVGPNQWFLVVRKDGVERFRVEPRNLMKPCFCNRVTNAIIWAGGDESWKLEFPVREDWFIFKELYRKCSERILRVKASLTSIIPVPRVNEVQGYAEEKYIPFNLPDSYICSRGDEVSSVLEKNDPVYDMDSEDDEWLNKFNAESDTQIDNDTFEKIIDAFERGIYGSEEDYSDVTLAVDRCLMLASKEVLEVVYDYWMTKRKKKDSALVRVFQLYKPRNIERPNFKGVLRKKRSFRQRGNQAGRGKQITFLKALCERNKAEEAEKASIKVHQAEAAANRAEVAAIMKRQRAQLLMEVADLLTYKAAMSLKIAEARASFGSVDVTIDGTLIFGD, from the exons ATGCCGTCGGTGGAGATGAGGAGAACAACTAGGGTTTTTGGTGCTAGGGTTTTGAGGTCAGGGAGAAGGTTGCTTACTACACAAGAGGTGTATAAGCACATGCGAAGAGCACCGTTAGCTGTTGCCAACGCTGAACAGGATTGGATTGCGTTACTGGAtcatgctgttggtggtgatggcgGCTGTGGTGACGTTGAGTCTAAACGAAATGGATGGCGTAATTCCGATGTAGGAATTGATAAGAATGTTATGGATATTGACGGTGGAAAATCACTTAAGGTAGTAGCTGAATCGAAGGAAAATGGTGTGATTAAGAACGCTGATCGTGATCTTGGAACGGAAAGTAGCCGTTGGGGATTGGTTTATACTAGGAAACGGAAGCGGAGTAAGACTACTACTTCTGATAATTTAGATAAAAAATATGGGATGACGTTTTCTAGGAAGCGGTCCAGACAGACGGCTAACGCCGAGAAGCAGACGGCTGAAACCGAGAAGCAGACAGCTAACATCGAGAAGCAGACGGCTAACACCAAGAAGCTGCCATCTGATACACTTCCAAATGTTACCATTGAGCCTTCTGTAACTCCAAAGTCTAAATCTAGAAAAAGGAAGGGAAAGAAGATTGTGGTTTATAAACGGAAGCAGATAAATGCACCTAATTTGCGGCCGAGGAGTAATATTACCGTTCACCGTGGCATTCAAAAGAGAAGAAGTTCTTTAAGGTCAAGAAAACAAAGGAACTTGTCAAGTGTTGGACATTTGAAATCAAGTGGTGGTCTTGTGCAGGACAGTGCTCTGTTTTTCCCTATAAAGTCAAACCCTGAGGTTTCTAGGTCAATACGAAGATTTAGTCGTAAAGAAGTTAAAGAAGTAACACATGATGTAGACTCAACAAGTTGCAATGCGAGTATTTTGGTGATAGAATCAGATAGGTGTTATAGACAAGTTGGAGCTGTTATAACCATGGAAATGGTGGGTCCCAACCAGTGGTTTCTTGTGGTTAGAAAAGACGGGGTTGAGAGGTTTAGGGTTGAACCCCGAAACTTAATGAAACCTTGTTTTTGCAATAGGGTAACTAATGCCATAATTTGGGCTGGAGGTGATGAAAGCTGGAAGCTTGAATTTCCTGTTAGGGAAGATTGGTTTATTTTCAAGGAATTGTACAGAAAATGTTCTGAACGAATCCTACGAGTGAAGGCTTCGTTAACGAGTATAATACCTGTGCCTAGGGTGAATGAAGTACAGGGGTATGCTGAGGAGAAATATATACCTTTTAATTTGCCGGATTCGTACATCTGTTCAAGAGGCGATGAAGTTTCCAGTGTGTTGGAAAAGAATGATCCAGTGTATGACATGGATTCTGAAGATGATGAGTGGCTGAATAAGTTTAATGCTGAAAGTGATACACAGATTGATAATGATACTTTTGAGAAAATAATTGATGCTTTTGAAAGAGGGATCTATGGTAGTGAAGAGGATTATTCTGATGTGACATTGGCTGTTGATCGCTGTCTGATGCTGGCATCGAAGGAAGTTTTGGAAGTCGTTTATGATTATTGGATGACTAAACGGAAGAAGAAGGATTCAGCTCTTGTTCGGGTGTTTCAG TTATACAAACCAAGAAATATTGAACGGCCTAATTTCAAAGGTGTTTTGCGCAAGAAGAGATCATTTAGACAACGTGGAAACCAAGCCGGAAGAGGAAAGCAGATAACTTTCTTGAAAG CATTATGTGAAAGGAACAAGGCAGAAGAGGCTGAGAAAGCCAGCATCAAAGTTCATCAAGCTGAAGCTGCTGCAAACAGGGCAGAAGTGGCTGCAATTATGAAGCGTCAAAGAGCTCAGCTACTAATGGAGGTTGCAGACCTACTAACTTACAAGGCGGCCATGTCACTTAAAATTGCAGAAGCACGAGCATCATTTGGATCAGTGGATGTTACTATTGATGGAACTCTTATTTTCGGTGACTAG